The following proteins come from a genomic window of Populus nigra chromosome 6, ddPopNigr1.1, whole genome shotgun sequence:
- the LOC133697649 gene encoding auxin-responsive protein IAA14-like isoform X1: MATATVLGTERADLNYKETELCLGLPGAVGVKNEVETPNKATGKRGFAETVDLKLNLQAKEGVMDLNENIKNIASKDKNHLPADTIKDPAKPPAKAQVVGWPPVRSYRKNVLAQKNASEEGFRGQVVGWPPVRSYRKNVLTQKNASEEGDKASTGGSSAAFVKVCMDGAPYLRKVDLKMYKSYQELSDALAKMFSSFTMGNYGAQGMIDFMNESKLMDLLNSSEYVPSYEDKDGDWMLVGDVPWEMFVDSCKRLRIMKGSEAIGLVSAPRAMEKCKSRT; this comes from the exons ATGGCAACAGCTACCGTGTTAGGTACCGAGAGGGCAGATTTGAACTACAAAGAGACTGAGCTGTGTCTAGGATTGCCTGGTGCTGTTGGTGTCAAAAATGAAGTTGAGACACCTAATAAGGCTACTGGGAAAAGAGGGTTTGCTGAGACTGTTGATTTGAAGCTTAATCTTCAGGCTAAAGAAGGTGTCATGGATCTGAATGAGAATATCAAGAATATTGCTTCAAAGGACAAGAACCACCTTCCTGCTGATACCATCAAGGACCCTGCTAAGCCACCAGCCAA GGCACAAGTTGTAGGTTGGCCACCAGTTAGATCTTACAGGAAGAACGTTTTGGCTCAGAAGAACGCCAGCGAGGAAGGTTTCAGGGGACAAGTTGTAGGTTGGCCACCAGTTAGATCTTACAGGAAGAACGTTTTGACTCAGAAGAACGCCAGTGAGGAAGGTGATAAGGCAAGCACTGGCGGAAGCAGTGCAGCATTTGTGAAGGTTTGCATGGATGGTGCACCCTATCTTCGCAAGGTGGACTTGAAGATGTACAAGAGCTACCAAGAATTATCTGATGCCTTGGCCAAAATGTTCAGTTCCTTCACCATGG GTAATTATGGAGCCCAAGGAATGATAGACTTTATGAATGAAAGCAAGCTGATGGATCTACTTAACAGTTCCGAGTATGTGCCATCCTATGAAGACAAGGATGGTGATTGGATGCTTGTGGGTGATGTTCCATGGGA GATGTTTGTTGATTCATGCAAGCGCCTGCGCATAATGAAAGGATCTGAAGCCATTGGACTTG TTTCAGCACCAAGAGCAATGGAGAAATGCAAGAGCAGAACCTGA
- the LOC133697649 gene encoding auxin-responsive protein IAA14-like isoform X2, with product MATATVLGTERADLNYKETELCLGLPGAVGVKNEVETPNKATGKRGFAETVDLKLNLQAKEGVMDLNENIKNIASKDKNHLPADTIKDPAKPPAKAQVVGWPPVRSYRKNVLAQKNASEEGFRGQVVGWPPVRSYRKNVLTQKNASEEGDKASTGGSSAAFVKVCMDGAPYLRKVDLKMYKSYQELSDALAKMFSSFTMGNYGAQGMIDFMNESKLMDLLNSSEYVPSYEDKDGDWMLVGDVPWEMFVDSCKRLRIMKGSEAIGLAPRAMEKCKSRT from the exons ATGGCAACAGCTACCGTGTTAGGTACCGAGAGGGCAGATTTGAACTACAAAGAGACTGAGCTGTGTCTAGGATTGCCTGGTGCTGTTGGTGTCAAAAATGAAGTTGAGACACCTAATAAGGCTACTGGGAAAAGAGGGTTTGCTGAGACTGTTGATTTGAAGCTTAATCTTCAGGCTAAAGAAGGTGTCATGGATCTGAATGAGAATATCAAGAATATTGCTTCAAAGGACAAGAACCACCTTCCTGCTGATACCATCAAGGACCCTGCTAAGCCACCAGCCAA GGCACAAGTTGTAGGTTGGCCACCAGTTAGATCTTACAGGAAGAACGTTTTGGCTCAGAAGAACGCCAGCGAGGAAGGTTTCAGGGGACAAGTTGTAGGTTGGCCACCAGTTAGATCTTACAGGAAGAACGTTTTGACTCAGAAGAACGCCAGTGAGGAAGGTGATAAGGCAAGCACTGGCGGAAGCAGTGCAGCATTTGTGAAGGTTTGCATGGATGGTGCACCCTATCTTCGCAAGGTGGACTTGAAGATGTACAAGAGCTACCAAGAATTATCTGATGCCTTGGCCAAAATGTTCAGTTCCTTCACCATGG GTAATTATGGAGCCCAAGGAATGATAGACTTTATGAATGAAAGCAAGCTGATGGATCTACTTAACAGTTCCGAGTATGTGCCATCCTATGAAGACAAGGATGGTGATTGGATGCTTGTGGGTGATGTTCCATGGGA GATGTTTGTTGATTCATGCAAGCGCCTGCGCATAATGAAAGGATCTGAAGCCATTGGACTTG CACCAAGAGCAATGGAGAAATGCAAGAGCAGAACCTGA
- the LOC133695839 gene encoding protein transport protein SEC23 G-like has translation MDFIELEAIEGLRWTWNAWPTTKNQVSTLIIPLSIMCTPLMQSTELPILPYDPLICTRCAAVLNPYARVDYQSRIWVCPFCYNRNPFPISYLGIGETNLPAELFPTYSTVEYKIDKVDPKFRSNSHLGYGWSNGFSSSNVSLSSMLYAGTPRSSGGCAGGEVRGLAGPVPAFVFVVDACMVEEELRAVKNELLLVVEQLPENALVGLLTFDAMVRVYDLGFSECSRVVVFHGGREVSSEQTQQFLGIYSTKWQRQQLGKTPVIQKQGFLLPVSECEFNITTAIEEICSLAVVMPGHRPQRCTGTAISVALGLLEGCSGNAGSRIMIFTSGPATLGPGIVVNSDLSNSIRTHRDLINGHAPHYMKSCSFYNQLSQRLSDASVVLDLFACSLDQVGAAELKCPVESSGGFMMFGELFESDQFRKCLRHIFSRDEEGHLKMYFDATIEVVTTKDVKICGALGPCVSLRKKNNVVSDREIGEGGTYMWKLGTLNNKTCIAFFFEVCDEHKAEPGSAFFVQFITRYRNGNMGVRKRVTTAARRWVESKSPEINAGFDQEAAASVMARLAIHRAERCLARDVIRWLDDNLISFASKFGDYIQEDPSSFRLSSNFSLYPQFMYYLRRSQFIDVFNCTPDETAFFRLMLNREGVVGSLIMIQPTLFQYSFDGPPVPVLLDVRSISADVILLFDSYFHVVIHYGSKIAQWRKLGYHKDPNHENLRKLLEAPELDAEQLVVERVPAPKLIKCDQHGSQARFLLAKLNPSVTQNSTYVDGSEIILTDDLSLQDFIDHLQALAVRG, from the exons ATGGACTTCATCGAATTAGAGGCGATCGAAGGCTTACGTTGGACATGGAACGCATGGCCGACGACCAAAAACCAAGTTTCTACTCTTATAATCCCACTTAGCATCATGTGCACTCCACTGATGCAATCAACTGAGCTTCCAATTCTACCCTACGATCCCCTAATCTGCACTCGCTGTGCTGCTGTTTTGAACCCTTATGCTCGTGTAGATTATCAGTCTCGCATTTGGGTCTGTCCTTTCTGCTACAACAGAAATCCTTTCCCTATTTCTTATTTAGGTATCGGTGAAACCAATCTTCCTGCTGAACTTTTTCCTACATACAGTACTGTAGAATACAAAATTGACAAGGTTGATCCTAAATTTCGGTCTAATTCGCATTTGGGTTATGGTTGGTCTAATGGGTTTTCGTCGTCCAATGTGTCGTTGTCGTCTATGCTTTATGCGGGCACTCCGAGGAGCAGTGGTGGTTGTGCTGGTGGGGAAGTCAGGGGATTGGCGGGGCCTGTTCCGGCGTTTGTGTTTGTAGTGGATGCTTGTATGGTTGAGGAGGAGTTGAGGGCCGTGAAGAATGAGTTGTTGTTGGTTGTTGAGCAGTTGCCGGAAAATGCCCTGGTTGGGTTACTTACTTTTGATGCAATGGTCAGGGTTTATGATTTGGGGTTTTCAGAGTGCTCAAGGGTTGTTGTGTTTCATGGCGGACGTGAGGTGTCGTCAGAGCAG ACCCAACAATTTCTGGGCATATACAGCACCAAGTGGCAGCGACAGCAACTTGGAAAGACACCAGTTATCCAAAAGCAGGGATTTTTGCTACCTGTATCTGAATGTGAGTTCAATATCACCACTGCAATTGAAGAAATCTGTTCTCTAGCTGTAGTGATGCCAGGGCATCGCCCTCAAAGGTGCACAGGAACAGCAATATCAGTTGCACTTGGACTTCTTGAAGGATGCTCAGGGAATGCAGGATCCCGGATCATGATTTTCACATCTGGACCTGCAACTTTGGGGCCAGGGATTGTTGTGAACTCAGATCTTAGTAATTCCATCAGAACTCATAGAGACCTCATTAATGGTCATGCACCGCACTATATGAAATCCTGCAGCTTTTACAATCAACTATCACAGAGATTATCTGATGCATCTGTCGTTCTGGATCTTTTTGCTTGTTCTCTTGATCAAGTAGGTGCAGCAGAATTAAAATGCCCTGTTGAGAGTTCTGGTGGGTTCATGATGTTTGGGGAGTTGTTTGAGTCTGATCAATTCAGAAAGTGCTTACGGCACATTTTTAGTCGTGACGAAGAGGGACACTTGAAGATGTATTTTGATGCAACAATTGAAGTGGTGACTACTAAAGATGTAAAAATCTGTGGAGCCCTTGGACCATGCGTTTCTCTTCGGAAAAAGAACAATGTAGTTAGTGACCGTGAGATTGGGGAGGGCGGCACTTATATGTGGAAGCTTGGTacactaaataataaaacatgcaTAGCTTTCTTCTTTGAAGTATGTGATGAACACAAGGCCGAACCTGGGTCTGCATTTTTTGTACAGTTTATAACACGCTACAGAAATGGGAACATGGGAGTCCGGAAAAGGGTCACGACTGCTGCAAGAAGATGGGTTGAAAGCAAGTCACCAGAAATCAATGCTGGTTTTGATCAGGAAGCAGCAGCTTCGGTCATGGCCAGGCTAGCCATCCACCGAGCAGAGAGATGTCTTGCTCGAGATGTTATAAGATGGCTGGATGATAACCTTATCAGCTTTGCTTCCAAGTTTGGAGACTACATCCAGGAAGATCCATCTTCCTTCCGCTTGTCATCAAACTTTTCTCTTTACCCCCAGTTCATGTATTACTTGAGGAGGTCTCAGTTCATCGATGTTTTCAACTGTACCCCTGATGAAACTGCATTCTTCCGCCTGATGCTGAACCGTGAAGGGGTAGTGGGTTCCCTTATCATGATACAACCGACACTTTTTCAATATTCTTTTGACGGGCCTCCTGTTCCTGTGCTCCTAGATGTTCGCTCAATTTCTGCTGATGTTATTTTGCTCTTTGATTCTTATTTCCATGTGGTGATTCATTACGGGTCCAAGATTGCTCAATGGAGGAAGCTTGGTTACCACAAAGATCCAAACCATGAGAATCTGAGAAAGCTTTTGGAAGCTCCTGAACTTGATGCAGAGCAATTGGTGGTGGAACGAGTTCCGGCACCCAAGCTAATTAAGTGTGATCAACATGGTAGTCAGGCTAGGTTTCTTCTTGCGAAGTTGAACCCATCTGTGACGCAGAATTCAACATATGTAGATGGGTCAGAAATCATACTTACTGATGATTTGAGCTTGCAAGATTTTATAGATCATTTGCAGGCCCTGGCTGTAAGGGGTTAA
- the LOC133697394 gene encoding magnesium transporter MRS2-2-like, giving the protein MERDGYVVPADPPAVTSVKKKTQPARSWILVDATGQGTILDADKHAIMNRVQIHARDLRILDPLLSYPSTILGREGAIVLNLEHIKAIITSEEVLLRDPLDEDVIPVVEELQRRLPPANVIRQSQGDGKDHTGGQLDVEAGEEDESPFEFRALEVALEAICSFLAARTTELETAAYPALDELTSKISSRNLDRVRKLKSAMTRLTARVQKVRDELEQLLDDDDDMADLYLSRKLDGVSSPVSGSGGANWFPASPTIGSKISRASRVSLATVRGDENDVEELEMLLEAYFMQIDSTLNKLTTLREYIDDTEDYINIQLDNHRNQLIQLELYLSSGTVCLTIYSLVAGIFGVNIPYTWTDNHGYMFKWVVIVTGAFCASLFLVLITYARYKGLVGS; this is encoded by the exons ATGGAAAGGGATGGTTACGTGGTGCCGGCGGACCCTCCGGCGGTGACTTCCGTCAAGAAGAAGACGCAGCCTGCCAGGAGTTGGATTCTTGTCGACGCTACGGGACAAGGCACCATTCTCGATGCAGACAAACATGCTATCATGAATCGCGTTCAGATTCACGCGCGCGATCTCAGGATTTTAGACCCTCTCTTGTCTTATCCCTCCACCATTCTCGGTCGTGAGGGGGCCATCGTTTTGAACTTGGAG CACATCAAGGCAATTATTACTTCCGAGGAG GTTTTGCTTCGAGACCCCTTGGATGAAGATGTTATTCCTGTTGTTGAGGAACTTCAAAGGCGATTGCCTCCTGCAAATGTCATTCGTCAAAGTCAAGGAGATGGGAAAGACCACACTGGTGGACAACTTGATGTTGAAGCTGGTGAAGAGGATG AGTCACCATTTGAATTCCGTGCCTTGGAGGTAGCGCTGGAAGCCATTTGTAGTTTTCTAGCTGCACGTACAACAGAGCTGGAGACTGCTGCATATCCTGCTTTAGATGAGCTTACCTCCAAA ATTAGTAGCAGAAATTTGGATAGAGTTCGTAAATTGAAGAGTGCAATGACGAGGTTGACTGCTCGGGTACAAAAG gtGAGAGATGAACTTGAACAGTtacttgatgatgatgatgatatggCTGACCTTTACCTATCACGAAAGCTGGATGGTGTGTCTTCACCAGTCAGTGGCTCCGGTGGTGCGAATTGGTTTCCTGCTTCCCCTACAATTGGTTCAAAAATTTCTAGAGCAAGTAGAGTAAGTTTGGCAACAGTTCGCGGAGATGAGAATGATGTTGAGGAGCTTGAAATGTTACTGGAG GCTTATTTCATGCAGATTGATAGCACTTTGAACAAATTGACCACG TTGCGAGAGTACATTGATGACACAGAGGATTACATTAATATTCAG CTTGACAATCATCGAAATCAGCTGATTCAG TTAGAGCTCTATCTGAGTTCTGGAACTGTTTGTTTAACCATATATTCCTTGGTGGCTGGAATATTTGGCGTGAACATCCCATACACCTGGACTGACAATCATGGTTACATGTTTAAATGG GTGGTAATTGTCACAGGAGCATTCTGTGCATCTCTGTTCCTAGTTCTAATAACATATGCTCGCTACAAGGGCCTGGTTGGATCTTGA
- the LOC133696346 gene encoding E3 ubiquitin protein ligase DRIP2-like, translated as MLGQVVKVHREEIAACMTCPLCNKLFRDATTISECLHTFCRKCIYKKITDEELDSCPVCDTELGCSPLEKLRADHSWQDLRAKIFLSNRKKAKEPETVPSVPEDVPSVPETAPAVPEAMPVQEADHSVPLIGRRKERSLSSLVVSTPKISVKSFLTGKRSKPIARKRESPVLIKELVKKVDDYYESLSSPETLSKIAQTKRQNSSTAESPKQHKPYKVSEDGVKPCKGKADFWKPLNCSVEGSSKTKSNKSELQEILVQIKKLDAQEKAQSLKTSVKEHGDKSKVNGEESNSTSWPSVSVKSRRLQGMQQKRAAPSEGLNIPAQTIVDANSKCDTRFSPIWFSLVASDHEQGGSAPLPQISSCYLRVKDGSLPVSYIKKYLAQKLGLVREAEVEISMRGQPVVSTLQLHNLVDWWLQTASASERIRTTVGSSAKDFVMVLSYGRKAHPP; from the exons ATGTTAGGCCAGGTGGTGAAGGTTCACAGAGAGGAAATAGCGGCATGCATGACTTGTCCTCTTTGCAACAAGCTCTTCAGAGACGCCACTACTATCTCTGAGTGCCTCCATACTT TTTGCAGAAAATGCATATACAAGAAGATAACTGATGAGGAGTTGGACAGTTGTCCAGTTTGTGATACTGAATTAGGTTGTTCTCCGCTTGAGAAGCTCAG GGCAGACCACAGCTGGCAAGATTTAAGGGCCAAAATCTTCCTTTCCAATAGAAAGAAGGCCAAGGAACCTGAAACAGTGCCCTCGGTCCCAGAAGACGTGCCCTCGGTCCCAGAAACTGCGCCAGCAGTCCCAGAAGCCATGCCAGTCCAAGAAGCTGATCACTCAGTTCCATTGATAGGTAGAAGAAAGGAGAGATCTCTCTCTTCATTGGTAGTCAGCACACCTAAGATATCCGTCAAGTCTTTTCTGACAGGAAAAAGATCAAAACCTATTGCCAGAAAACGAGAATCTCCTGTTCTCATTAAGGAGCTGGTTAAGAAAGTGGACGATTACTATGAGAGTTTAAGCTCACCCGAGACTTTAAGCAAAATTGCACAAACTAAAAGGCAG AATTCTTCTACTGCCGAGTCACCCAAACAACACAAGCCTTATAAAGTTTCAGAGGATGGTGTTAAACCATGTAAAGGGAAAGCTGATTTTTGGAAACCCTTAAATTGCTCGGTTGAAGGTTCAAGCAAAACAAAGTCTAATAAGTCAGAACTACAGGAAATTCTTGTCCAAATAAAGAAGCTTGATGCCCAGGAGAAAGCTCAATCACTCAAAACCAGTGTTAAGGAGCACGGTGATAAATCGAAAGTTAATGGTGAAGAATCTAACTCGACTTCATGGCCTTCAGTTTCCGTGAAATCTAGACGGCTGCAAGGCATGCAACAAAAAAGAGCAGCTCCCTCTGAGGGGTTGAATATTCCAGCACAGACTATTGTCGATGCAAACAGTAAATGTGATACAAGATTTAGTCCAATATGGTTCTCATTAGTTGCTTCTGATCATGAACA GGGTGGAAGTGCGCCCTTGCCACAGATATCTTCGTGCTACTTGAGGGTTAA GGATGGTAGTTTGCCTGTTTCATACATAAAGAAGTATCTTGCCCAGAAGCTGGGTCTTGTTAGGGAAGCTGAG GTGGAGATCTCAATGCGTGGTCAGCCAGTGGTTTCAACGTTGCAGCTGCATAACTTGGTAGACTGGTGGTTGCAGACAGCTTCAGCATCTGAAAGAATACGGACAACTGTGGGCAGTTCAGCTAAAGATTTTGTGATGGTTCTCTCGTATGGTCGTAAAGCTCATCCTCCGTAA
- the LOC133696347 gene encoding PRA1 family protein D-like produces MSQFVSSFFKETTKPLTSGRRPWSVFLDLTLLNLPFSIHDTTTRITQNVLHFSVNYSIILLIILSVSLLNHPLVLIALLITLIAWLSLYFSREEPLWFLGYQVSDWMVLVVLFVVDFLVVIWGGVFQNVVVGGGIAVVLMLLHAALRSTDDLVADDIETSPYANLLSDDDGDYNAPPTGGL; encoded by the coding sequence ATGTCCCAATTCGTGTCTAGCTTCTTCAAAGAAACCACAAAACCCTTAACATCAGGTCGACGTCCATGGTCCGTTTTCCTAGACCTCACCTTACTGAACCTCCCCTTTTCAATCCACGACACCACCACAAGGATAACCCAAAACGTCCTTCATTTCTCGGTTAATTACTCCATAATCCTCTTGATAATCCTCTCTGTATCCCTCTTAAACCATCCTCTGGTGCTAATCGCCTTGCTCATTACTCTAATTGCTTGGctctctctctatttctctCGCGAGGAGCCGCTTTGGTTTTTGGGCTATCAAGTGAGTGACTGGATGGTGTTGGTTGTGCTCTTTGTGGTTGACTTTTTGGTTGTGATTTGGGGTGGGGTTTTTCAGAATGTTGTCGTTGGTGGTGGGATCGCTGTCGTTTTGATGCTTCTGCATGCTGCGTTGAGGAGTACGGATGATCTTGTTGCTGATGATATTGAAACGTCGCCGTATGCCAACTTGCTCTCCGATGATGATGGTGACTATAATGCTCCTCCAACTGGTGGCTTGTAG